A region of Thiofilum sp. DNA encodes the following proteins:
- a CDS encoding LysR substrate-binding domain-containing protein, translating into MQDLNALYYFTQVVDYKGYAPASRALEIPKSTLSRSIAKLETELGIRLINRTSRQFSVTEIGYEYYLKCLEVLSAAQAAQAVIEQHQTSPRGIIRLSCPTALLNFVVASMLARYMLRYPEVELHIESTNRQVDVIHEGFDIALRIDSLPLTDDGLVTKLLSNDPQELVASPQLLERLDKPITPESLHRFPSLAVGCPRKLYQWHLEHTELASQTIQHTPRLVTDDLITIRRAILEHLGIAQLPRLVVFKDLHYGLMQRVLPDWTPQGNVIYAAFPSRRGLLPSVRSLLDFLGESFQALDFNNLYEGYVKRGDEDACLLVNA; encoded by the coding sequence ATGCAAGATTTAAATGCGTTGTACTACTTTACTCAAGTGGTTGACTATAAAGGCTATGCTCCTGCGAGTCGTGCCTTGGAAATTCCGAAATCGACTTTAAGCCGTAGCATTGCCAAGCTCGAAACGGAGCTAGGTATTCGTTTAATTAATCGTACCTCGCGCCAGTTTTCAGTGACTGAAATCGGCTATGAGTATTACCTCAAATGCTTAGAAGTGCTCTCAGCGGCACAAGCAGCTCAAGCCGTTATCGAGCAGCATCAAACCTCACCACGCGGTATCATTCGCTTAAGTTGCCCCACTGCCCTACTAAACTTTGTAGTGGCGAGTATGTTAGCGCGATACATGCTGCGCTATCCCGAAGTGGAACTGCATATTGAAAGTACTAATCGTCAAGTCGATGTGATTCATGAAGGGTTTGATATAGCGTTGCGCATTGATAGCCTGCCCCTCACTGACGATGGTTTAGTGACTAAATTGCTGTCTAATGATCCGCAAGAATTAGTGGCTAGCCCGCAGCTTCTAGAGCGTTTAGATAAGCCTATCACGCCCGAATCTCTCCATCGCTTCCCTAGTCTAGCAGTAGGTTGTCCGCGTAAGCTCTATCAATGGCATCTAGAACATACTGAGTTAGCATCGCAAACTATTCAGCATACACCGCGCTTAGTCACCGATGATTTGATTACTATTCGGCGTGCCATTTTGGAGCATTTAGGGATTGCCCAATTGCCGCGCTTGGTGGTGTTTAAAGATTTGCATTATGGTTTGATGCAGCGTGTCTTGCCCGACTGGACACCTCAAGGTAATGTCATTTATGCCGCATTTCCTTCGCGGCGGGGCTTACTACCTTCAGTGCGTAGCTTATTGGATTTTTTGGGTGAGAGCTTTCAAGCCCTAGATTTTAATAATTTATACGAGGGCTATGTGAAGCGCGGTGACGAAGATGCGTGTTTGCTTGTAAATGCTTAG
- a CDS encoding heme-degrading domain-containing protein: protein MDYSADLERIALQEQRLRFTQFNADIAWDLGNRLRQKALERQQALVIDITINGFQLFCCAMAGTTPENTDWARRKRNVVNRFQRSSYAMGLHLAHKQVDLMDKYGLATSDYAAHGGCFPIRVSDVMIGTVVVSGLPQREDHNLVVEVLCEMLNQPLETLRLDSLS, encoded by the coding sequence ATGGATTACAGTGCTGATTTAGAGCGCATCGCTTTACAAGAACAACGTTTACGCTTTACCCAATTTAACGCTGATATTGCTTGGGACTTAGGCAATCGTTTACGGCAAAAGGCGTTAGAGCGTCAACAGGCTTTAGTCATTGATATTACCATTAATGGCTTTCAACTGTTTTGCTGCGCTATGGCGGGAACTACTCCTGAAAACACCGATTGGGCGCGACGCAAACGCAATGTGGTGAATCGCTTTCAGCGCAGTTCCTATGCAATGGGATTACACCTAGCGCATAAACAAGTGGATTTAATGGATAAATACGGCTTAGCTACCAGCGATTATGCAGCGCATGGAGGCTGTTTTCCGATTCGAGTCAGTGATGTGATGATCGGTACAGTGGTAGTTTCTGGTTTACCGCAGCGTGAGGATCATAATTTAGTGGTAGAAGTATTATGTGAAATGCTCAATCAACCATTGGAAACCTTGCGCTTGGACTCACTCAGTTGA
- a CDS encoding DUF4344 domain-containing metallopeptidase: MLRWLRILSLMLCLGITTTQAKDLAVVYEPSKTYDAIRQSLQSSESFQELISALNESLKLPKGLKIVFNGKEDEDAAYDPDAKQIIVSYAFVNEIKDLYTDNKADIEGTPTEAAIDVMIYILIHEIAHALIHNYDLPIVGKEEDAADSLSSVILSEYFENGQEVVLTAADFFDLISADRKEFTEEDFWDEHSLDEQRFYNALCHVYGSDPKKYAEIKKLAGFPTERAELCIEEYAKLVDSWSVLLKPYSK; this comes from the coding sequence ATGTTGAGATGGTTAAGGATTTTAAGTTTGATGTTGTGCTTGGGTATTACGACTACTCAAGCTAAAGATCTAGCCGTAGTGTACGAGCCATCTAAAACTTACGATGCTATTCGCCAATCCTTGCAATCCTCAGAGAGCTTTCAGGAGCTTATCAGTGCTCTCAATGAGAGTCTGAAGCTCCCGAAAGGCTTAAAAATTGTTTTTAATGGCAAAGAGGACGAGGACGCTGCCTATGATCCTGACGCTAAGCAAATCATCGTATCCTATGCTTTTGTAAATGAGATTAAGGACTTATATACCGATAATAAGGCTGATATTGAAGGTACGCCTACAGAAGCGGCTATTGATGTCATGATTTATATTCTGATTCATGAAATCGCTCATGCCTTGATTCATAACTATGATTTACCGATTGTGGGTAAAGAAGAAGATGCGGCGGATAGTCTATCTAGCGTCATACTCAGCGAGTATTTTGAGAATGGTCAGGAAGTGGTACTCACAGCGGCCGATTTCTTTGACCTAATCAGTGCTGATCGCAAAGAGTTCACTGAAGAGGACTTTTGGGATGAGCACAGTTTAGATGAACAGCGTTTTTATAATGCGCTCTGTCATGTGTATGGTAGTGATCCTAAAAAATATGCTGAGATAAAAAAGCTAGCGGGTTTTCCTACAGAGCGTGCGGAGTTATGTATTGAAGAGTACGCTAAGCTAGTGGATAGTTGGTCGGTTTTGCTCAAACCCTATTCAAAATAA
- a CDS encoding glutamine--tRNA ligase/YqeY domain fusion protein, whose amino-acid sequence MSETNKPLNFIERIVEDDLASGKVTQVHTRFPPEPNGYLHLGHAKSIWLNFGLAQRYGGVCNLRMDDTNPAKEDEEYVESIQRDVQWLGYQWEGEVRYASDYFDQLYQWAIYLIEQGKAYVCDLSAEEMRQYRGTLTEVGKDSPYRKRTVEENLALFEKMRAGEFEEGACALRVKIDMASPNINLRDPVIYRIKKASHHQTGDKWCIYPSYDYAHGQSDAIEGITHSICTLEFEDHRPLYEWFIENLPVPATPHQYEFSRLNVNYTVTSKRKLKQLVDEKHVDGWNDPRMPTIAGMRRRGFTPKALRDFCEMAGVTKVEGVVDIGMLEHAIREDLNEHSPRAMCVLEPLKVVLVNYPADKTETMTAPNHPQNEAFGVRELPFSREIWIEKDDFREEANKQYKRLVLGKRVRLRNAYVIEAVEAIKDAAGHITEVHAKVIEDTLGKDPVDGVKAKGVIHWVDARTNVECEVRLYDRLFTDVAPDAGGKNFLDYMNPNSLVILQGCKGEIQLAHADTETRYQFERQGYFIQDAKYSKPSSLVFNRVISLKDTWEKSTTA is encoded by the coding sequence AATGGCTACTTACATTTAGGTCATGCCAAATCAATTTGGCTGAATTTTGGGCTAGCTCAGCGTTATGGTGGGGTGTGCAATTTACGTATGGACGATACTAATCCAGCCAAAGAAGATGAGGAATATGTCGAGTCCATCCAACGCGATGTGCAATGGTTGGGTTATCAATGGGAGGGAGAGGTACGCTATGCCTCAGACTACTTTGACCAACTGTATCAATGGGCTATTTACCTGATTGAGCAAGGTAAAGCCTATGTCTGCGATTTAAGTGCTGAGGAAATGCGCCAATATCGTGGCACACTGACCGAGGTAGGCAAAGATAGTCCCTATCGCAAGCGCACGGTTGAAGAAAATTTAGCGCTATTTGAGAAAATGCGTGCAGGCGAGTTTGAAGAGGGTGCTTGTGCTTTACGTGTTAAAATCGATATGGCATCCCCTAATATCAATTTACGTGATCCGGTGATTTATCGGATTAAAAAGGCATCGCACCATCAAACCGGCGATAAATGGTGTATTTATCCCTCCTATGACTATGCACATGGGCAAAGCGATGCTATTGAGGGGATTACTCATTCGATCTGTACTTTAGAGTTTGAAGATCACCGTCCGCTGTATGAGTGGTTCATTGAGAATCTTCCTGTTCCTGCAACACCGCATCAATATGAGTTTTCACGCCTCAATGTGAATTATACCGTCACGAGTAAGCGTAAACTCAAACAACTGGTCGATGAAAAGCATGTAGATGGTTGGAATGATCCGCGTATGCCTACTATTGCGGGGATGCGCCGCCGAGGGTTCACGCCTAAAGCCTTACGTGATTTTTGTGAAATGGCAGGGGTAACTAAAGTTGAAGGTGTCGTTGATATTGGCATGCTCGAACATGCTATTCGTGAAGACCTCAATGAACATTCACCGCGTGCTATGTGTGTCTTAGAGCCTTTAAAAGTGGTGTTAGTGAATTATCCAGCCGATAAAACTGAAACCATGACCGCTCCTAATCACCCACAAAATGAAGCCTTTGGGGTGCGTGAATTGCCCTTTAGCCGTGAAATTTGGATTGAAAAAGACGATTTCCGTGAGGAAGCCAATAAGCAATATAAGCGTTTAGTCCTTGGTAAGCGGGTACGGTTGCGCAATGCCTATGTGATTGAAGCGGTTGAAGCGATTAAGGATGCAGCCGGTCATATTACTGAGGTACACGCTAAAGTGATTGAAGATACCTTAGGCAAAGATCCAGTCGATGGTGTTAAGGCTAAAGGCGTGATTCACTGGGTCGATGCTCGCACGAATGTTGAGTGTGAAGTGCGCCTGTATGATCGTCTGTTTACAGATGTAGCACCGGATGCGGGTGGCAAGAACTTTCTTGACTATATGAATCCTAATAGTTTAGTGATTTTACAAGGCTGTAAAGGTGAGATACAGTTGGCGCACGCTGATACGGAAACACGCTATCAGTTTGAACGTCAAGGGTATTTTATTCAGGATGCTAAGTATTCTAAACCAAGTAGTTTGGTCTTTAATCGCGTGATTAGTCTAAAAGATACTTGGGAAAAAAGTACTACTGCGTAG